A stretch of DNA from Acidobacteriota bacterium:
TGGAGGATCGGGGCGCTGGTGGACGTTGAGGCCCCGCAAGTGGGCCGTCTCGCCATTGGCCGGAGCGACCCATTGGCGCCTGGTCGACGAGTCTCCGTTCAACCCGCAGTTCGAGCCATGAAGCTCGTCGTCATCGCCAAGCGCGCACTCGGGGCCAGCGCACCCTCGAGGCGTCGCCGGAGGGCACGCTGGTGACCCATGAGCGAACGACGCGCATCGCTGCCCCACACGGGCATCGCCTGTACGATCGAATCGTCCGACCCCATGTAATCGATCGCCTTGACGAATCCGTCGTCCAAGACCCGAAACGGCCGACCGATCTGCATCTGTCTATCTAGCTAGACACATCAGCCGGTCGTCGGGTATCCTGATCCCGTGACCGCGAAGGACCTTCTGCGCATCCTGAGGTCCTTCGGTTGCGTCGAGCGCCGGCAACGAGGCTCGCATCTACGCATCGAATGCGGCCAGTGTGTGACGACCGTACCGGTTCATGCGGGTGAAGACATCGGTCCCGGTCTGCTGCGCCGCATCGAGCGCGACCTGGAGCCGTGCCTCGGAAAGGGATGGTTGAAGAAGCCGTGAAGTCATATCGGGTGGCCTACGAGCGAGACGAGTCGGTCTGGTGGGTCGCCACCGTGCGCGGTATCCGCGGCTGCCACACGCAGGGTCGCACTGTCGACGAGGCTCGGCGCCGGATCCGGGAGGCGCTGGAACTGTTTGTCGACGATGCGCGTCGGGCCGCAATCGTTGACGACGTGAAGCTGCCGCGTGCCGCGACGAGGGCAATTCGCGCCTACGCGGCTCTTCGCAAGAAGGCCGACGAAGACGACCGGCGGGCCGCCCGCGCGGCTCGACGCGCCGTCCGAGTATTGCGAGCCGGCAAACTGAAGATGAGCGCACGCGATGCCGCTCGTCTCCTGGGGCTGTCGCATCAGCGCGTCCACCAGCTCACGCAAGAAGAGAGTGCCCGATAGCCATTGCCCGCGTCCCTGCAGATGGATCGAGAACGCGCCTCGCGCGCACGACTGCGAGCGCGTGCCGCCGCGCGAGCGCTTGACGCAACCGCCGCGGCAAGGCGACTGACCCCCCGCCCGAGCGCGATCGAACTGGGGCGACTGTCGGAGATCCACGGAGACCTCGCCCGGAGGAACTTTCGGTTCCTCGGCATGGACACGTGGGTGGCACCTCGCAGACGAGGTGCGCGACGCCGCCGGTGCCCACCGCGATGCGGCGGGATCGCGACGAGCAGATCGTTGACCGATCGTTCCAAACAATTCTATACTGCCGGATACGGAGCCTCATCATGCCCTGGCAGAAGCAGTTCGACGTCGACGAGGTCCTCGACAAGGCCATGCACGCTTTCTGGAGCCGTGGATACGAGGCGACGTCGATGCAGGATCTGGTCAGCCGCACCGGTGTCAATCGCGCGAGCCTCTATGCGACGTACCGCGACAAGCACGAGCTGTTTCTCGCGGCGTTGCGCATGTATGACGACCGGCTGCGGGACCGGCGGCTCTCGGACCTGGAGGCCCGCCACGCCCCGCGCGAGGCGATCCGGCAACTGCTGCTGGCTTTCGCGTTGCCCGTCTCGCAGAAGGGGGGCAACCGGGGCTGTTTCCTGACAAACACGGCGCTGGAGCTGGCGGCGCACGATCGGGAGGCGGGAAGAATCGTGGCCCGTGCCCAGAAGGAGATCGAGGCCTTCTTCGCGCGGATGATCAGGAACGGGAAGGTGACCGGCGAGATTCCCCCGCACGTCAAGCCCGGGGAAACGGCGAGCGGCCTGCTGGCGTCGCTCATCGGTCTGGCCGTCCTGACGCGCAGTCGGCCCGAGCGGCGGTTGCTCCAGACGATCGTCGATGAGGCGATGCGACGCTTGACCTGAGGACAACGGTATGAGGACCAGACCCACAGACATGCCACCGCTCAACGCGTTCGACGGCCCGGGGGCCGCCGCCGCGGGGCTCGCCGCCGGCGAACGCTACCGCTTCGACCATCTGACGCTGCCGACGGTGATGAGGGACATGAGGTTCGCCCGTGCGGACCCGGCCCCCGGTGATCGCGTGCCCGACTTCGATCTGCCGACGGTCGGCGGCGGGCGTTTCCGCTCCAGCGACCTCGGCGGGAGGCCGGCGCTGCTGATCTTCGGATCCAGCACGTGTCCGGTGACCGACAACGCCGCGCCGGGGCTGCACGAGCTGCACCGCCGCTTTGGGGACCGCGTGCGCGTCGTGATGGTCAGCGTTCGCGAGGCGCACCCGGGGCAGGCGCTTCCACAACCCAGGACGATGGAGGCGAAGCTGGCGCGGGCGGCGAAGCTGCGCGACATCTACGGATTCGCGTTCGACGTGGCGGTGGACGACATCGACGGGTCGCTGCACCGCGCCATGAGCCCGAAGCCGAACTCGGCGTACCTGCTCGGAGCCGATGGGACGATTCTGTTTCGCGCCCAGTGGGCCAACGACACGCCGGCCCTGGCCGCGGCCCTCGAGGCGGTTGCCGCCGGCCGGCCGCTGCGCCCGTCGGAGAGCGGCGGGATCGTGAAGCCGATCCTCAGGATGCTGCGCAACGTCGCCCCCGTCCTCGACCGGGCCGGCCGCGGCGCCTGGGCGGACATGTGGCTCGCCGCGGCCCCCCTCGCGATGATCGCCTTCGCGCTCAAGGTGCTCGGCGTCGGTCCGCTCCGGGCGTGACCTTTTTTTTGACCTGGTTTGGAACGACCGTTCCGAACCAGCGTGGATGAACGGACGACAACCCGTTGCAGGAGACACACATGACGAGCGAATACAAGCTGACGCTGCCGCCACAAACCCTCGACAACGCCGACGCGAAGGCCAGGGCCGTTCTGGAGCGGGCCAGGGCCCAGGTGGGCTTCATTCCGAACATGTACGCGGGGATGGCCAACTCCCCTGGGCTGCTCCAGACGTATCTGGATGGCTACGACCGGTTCCGAAAGGACTCCGGCCTCACGTCCGCCGAGCAGGAGGTGGTGTTCCTGACCATCAGCCGGAGCAACGGCTGCGACTACTGCATGGCCGCTCACAGCATGATCGCCGACCGGATGTCGAAGGTCCCGCCGCCGGTGACCGCCGCGATTCGGGAGCGGCAGTCGATCCCGGACCCGAAACTGGCGGCGCTCAGCCGCTTCACCGACGTCCTGCTCGAGACACGGGGGCTGCCTTCGACAGGCGAAGTCCAGGCGTTTCTCGGAGCCGGATTCGCCGAGCGCCACGTGCTCGAAATCATCCTGGCCATCGCCGTGAAGACCCTGAGCAACTACTCGAATCACCTGCTTCACACGCCGATCGACGAGGTGTTCGCCGACTGGGAGTGGAAACAGCCGGCGTGAACGCCGGCCGAGCCGGCCCCGCGCGAGCGAAGGCCGCGCCCGATCGCGACGCAGTGCGTCATAGCGCCGATGGTGCCTTGACGCGGCGCGTCGCGGCGCATACCTTACAAACGTGATGTCTCCCACCGCCGTCCGGTCGTGCGCGTGTTGTCCTCGCGCCCCTCGTGCCGCGGTGGAGGCCTTGCTGTATTGACATCATGAACCGGTAACCCCGGACAGCGCGCAAAGCAGACCGAAGCCCGGCAGGCCGAAAGGCCTCCCGGGCTTTTTTGTTTTTCACAGGACACAGATGCCGGACCACGCCGGAGCGCTGCTCGCCATCACGCTCGTCGCCGCCATCGTCAACGGCGCGCTGGGCTACGGGTTCTCCACGATTGCCGTACCGCTGGCGCTGCTCTTCTTCACCAACCGCGTGCTCA
This window harbors:
- a CDS encoding type II toxin-antitoxin system HicA family toxin yields the protein MTAKDLLRILRSFGCVERRQRGSHLRIECGQCVTTVPVHAGEDIGPGLLRRIERDLEPCLGKGWLKKP
- a CDS encoding type II toxin-antitoxin system HicB family antitoxin, with the protein product MVEEAVKSYRVAYERDESVWWVATVRGIRGCHTQGRTVDEARRRIREALELFVDDARRAAIVDDVKLPRAATRAIRAYAALRKKADEDDRRAARAARRAVRVLRAGKLKMSARDAARLLGLSHQRVHQLTQEESAR
- a CDS encoding TetR/AcrR family transcriptional regulator; this translates as MPWQKQFDVDEVLDKAMHAFWSRGYEATSMQDLVSRTGVNRASLYATYRDKHELFLAALRMYDDRLRDRRLSDLEARHAPREAIRQLLLAFALPVSQKGGNRGCFLTNTALELAAHDREAGRIVARAQKEIEAFFARMIRNGKVTGEIPPHVKPGETASGLLASLIGLAVLTRSRPERRLLQTIVDEAMRRLT
- a CDS encoding redoxin domain-containing protein, which codes for MPPLNAFDGPGAAAAGLAAGERYRFDHLTLPTVMRDMRFARADPAPGDRVPDFDLPTVGGGRFRSSDLGGRPALLIFGSSTCPVTDNAAPGLHELHRRFGDRVRVVMVSVREAHPGQALPQPRTMEAKLARAAKLRDIYGFAFDVAVDDIDGSLHRAMSPKPNSAYLLGADGTILFRAQWANDTPALAAALEAVAAGRPLRPSESGGIVKPILRMLRNVAPVLDRAGRGAWADMWLAAAPLAMIAFALKVLGVGPLRA
- a CDS encoding carboxymuconolactone decarboxylase family protein, which translates into the protein MTSEYKLTLPPQTLDNADAKARAVLERARAQVGFIPNMYAGMANSPGLLQTYLDGYDRFRKDSGLTSAEQEVVFLTISRSNGCDYCMAAHSMIADRMSKVPPPVTAAIRERQSIPDPKLAALSRFTDVLLETRGLPSTGEVQAFLGAGFAERHVLEIILAIAVKTLSNYSNHLLHTPIDEVFADWEWKQPA